The following are from one region of the Stigmatella ashevillena genome:
- the tmk gene encoding dTMP kinase, with the protein MFIDFEGIDGSGKTTLSNLLAARLRRQGYKVAHAREGGELQSPIARRVRDLTRDSKLLEMGARTEFFLNLARDAQQLEEVIAPALCRGEVCISDRYLYSQLALSGGGRGLSHEELAPACELASKGIWPDLVILVDVEPDLARLRKRLGKVKEGRSTDGDSRKGLAGAGLSVRVRESFLEMARKDPARWIVIENNDQPLWALEQRIVDAVLARLERREPQIQRISPSAEAAPEPVTVAHVEERFFQALDALEVREPALAVWLLGGVPGLAPHQRRLASVERFPGLSVRSLVGLEDEASWSLRELLSKVVPVDVAASLNGLQSPRAMALRSQLYPLTPGEVVMGLKGNDSQEAWNLRERALHDRHLPQVLLGLAGVENEAAWSVRELGIQKKLYSEVARSLTGLKGERVDALRESLVSHDRLAVLRSVTGLDSPFASGLREQLAGKALKLVLRSLTGLATAEAFALREQGAALTKEAIDSIDGMDDYRAWRLREDFADRWPATVLSSLRGLPLTDRAETLIHRVLSTFPERLPLLRNAYCVIATAHETALDRVVRPSTVSEARASL; encoded by the coding sequence GTGTTTATCGACTTCGAAGGCATCGACGGCAGCGGCAAGACGACACTCTCCAACCTCCTGGCCGCGCGGTTGCGGCGCCAGGGCTACAAGGTGGCTCACGCCCGAGAGGGGGGCGAGTTGCAGTCTCCCATCGCGCGGCGCGTCCGGGATCTGACGCGGGACTCGAAGCTGCTGGAAATGGGCGCGCGCACCGAGTTCTTCCTCAACCTGGCGCGCGACGCGCAGCAGCTCGAGGAAGTCATCGCCCCCGCGCTGTGCCGAGGCGAGGTGTGCATCAGCGATCGCTACCTCTATTCGCAACTGGCCCTGAGCGGCGGCGGGCGGGGCCTGTCCCACGAGGAGCTGGCGCCCGCGTGCGAGCTGGCCTCGAAGGGCATCTGGCCGGACCTGGTCATCCTGGTGGACGTGGAGCCGGACCTGGCACGGCTGCGCAAGCGGCTGGGCAAGGTCAAGGAAGGCCGCAGCACGGACGGCGACAGCCGCAAGGGGCTGGCGGGCGCGGGGCTCTCCGTGCGCGTGAGGGAATCCTTTCTGGAGATGGCGCGCAAGGATCCGGCGCGCTGGATCGTCATCGAGAACAACGACCAGCCCCTGTGGGCGCTGGAGCAGCGCATCGTCGACGCGGTGCTGGCAAGGCTGGAGCGGCGGGAGCCCCAGATCCAGCGCATCAGCCCCTCGGCCGAAGCGGCCCCGGAGCCGGTGACGGTGGCGCACGTGGAGGAGCGCTTCTTCCAGGCGCTGGACGCGCTGGAGGTGCGCGAGCCGGCCCTGGCGGTGTGGCTGCTGGGCGGCGTGCCCGGCCTGGCGCCCCACCAGCGGCGGCTCGCCTCCGTGGAGCGCTTCCCCGGCCTGTCGGTGCGCAGCCTTGTGGGCCTGGAGGATGAGGCGTCCTGGTCGCTGCGCGAGCTGCTGTCGAAGGTGGTCCCGGTGGATGTCGCCGCCAGCCTCAATGGCCTCCAGTCCCCCCGCGCCATGGCGCTGCGCTCGCAGCTCTATCCGCTCACCCCCGGGGAAGTGGTGATGGGGCTCAAGGGCAACGACTCACAAGAGGCGTGGAACCTGCGGGAGCGCGCGCTGCACGACCGGCACCTGCCCCAGGTGCTCCTGGGCCTGGCCGGGGTGGAGAACGAGGCGGCCTGGTCCGTGCGCGAATTGGGCATCCAGAAAAAGCTGTACTCGGAGGTGGCGCGCAGCCTCACCGGGTTGAAGGGGGAGCGCGTGGATGCGCTGCGTGAATCGCTCGTCTCGCACGATCGGCTCGCGGTGCTGCGCAGTGTCACCGGCCTGGACTCCCCGTTCGCCAGCGGCCTGCGCGAGCAGCTCGCGGGCAAGGCGCTGAAGCTGGTGCTCCGCTCACTGACGGGGCTCGCCACCGCCGAGGCCTTCGCCCTGCGCGAGCAGGGGGCCGCGCTCACCAAGGAGGCCATCGACTCGATTGACGGCATGGATGACTACCGGGCCTGGCGCCTGCGCGAGGACTTCGCGGACCGCTGGCCCGCCACCGTCCTCTCCTCGCTCCGGGGACTGCCCCTCACGGACCGCGCGGAGACGCTCATCCACCGCGTGCTGAGCACCTTCCCGGAACGCCTCCCGCTGCTGCGCAACGCCTACTGTGTCATCGCCACCGCCCACGAAACGGCCCTGGATCGCGTGGTGCGTCCGTCTACCGTCTCCGAAGCCCGCGCCAGCCTCTGA
- a CDS encoding VTC domain-containing protein, protein MLSFAEGEVTKLRREFKLVLDARAAAMLSSRLCLELDGYLPPPTRIVSVYFDKPGYPLAQRAMSTPHDCMKVRTKEYSPDLGAEGVERVVLEAKRERNGVTQKRRVWVPRGRLKSVLRGGAGLLPLIAGGGLIPVLGVTYQRHVYQASHTWRVTVDREIGYHAIPPGLALSERALTSERLGPPLFLDSRVVVEVKHLGQELPEWLAALHPGGRKPAYSKFAEGMARIHTFAADGVLGG, encoded by the coding sequence ATGCTCTCGTTCGCCGAAGGTGAAGTCACCAAGCTGCGCCGCGAGTTCAAGCTGGTGCTGGATGCGCGTGCCGCCGCCATGCTCAGCTCGCGGCTCTGCCTGGAGCTGGACGGCTACCTGCCTCCCCCCACGCGCATCGTGTCCGTCTACTTCGACAAGCCGGGGTACCCGCTGGCCCAACGCGCCATGAGCACCCCGCACGATTGCATGAAGGTCCGCACCAAGGAGTACTCGCCGGACCTGGGCGCCGAGGGCGTGGAGCGCGTGGTGCTCGAGGCGAAGCGCGAGCGCAACGGGGTGACGCAGAAGCGCCGGGTGTGGGTGCCGCGCGGGCGGCTGAAGAGCGTCCTGCGCGGGGGCGCGGGCCTGCTGCCCTTGATTGCCGGCGGCGGACTGATTCCCGTGCTGGGGGTGACGTACCAGCGCCACGTGTACCAGGCCTCGCACACCTGGCGGGTAACGGTGGACCGGGAGATTGGCTACCACGCCATCCCCCCGGGGCTGGCGCTGTCGGAGAGGGCGCTGACCAGCGAGCGGCTGGGACCGCCGCTCTTCCTGGACAGCCGTGTGGTGGTGGAGGTGAAGCACCTGGGACAGGAGTTGCCAGAGTGGCTGGCGGCGCTGCACCCGGGAGGCAGGAAGCCGGCGTACAGCAAGTTCGCCGAGGGGATGGCGAGGATTCACACCTTCGCCGCGGATGGGGTTCTTGGGGGTTAG